Proteins encoded by one window of Azospirillum thiophilum:
- the corA gene encoding magnesium/cobalt transporter CorA, giving the protein MIASAAYCDGRRIADVPIAEAGAWAAKEGHFVWIGLWEPDEALLMEVKHQFGLHELAVEDALHAHQRPKVEVYGDGLFMVLRTAKLEKGGLVMGETHLFAGRGYVVTVRHGASTSYSPVRARAESAPQLLKHGEDFVVYTVMDYVVDCYVPILDQMAGMVDELDAQLIARPPGMAEIERIHQLRRDLERLRRNASPLLEVCSRLERFDLPMIDPAIRPYYRDVQDHVIRINEQIGSLREVLSFAFETSMILATARQNDVTRKLAAWAAILAVPTAVAGLYGMNFEHMPELHWRYGYPAVLAVIAVVCAGLYVRFRRTGWL; this is encoded by the coding sequence GTGATCGCGAGCGCCGCCTATTGCGACGGCCGGCGCATCGCCGACGTCCCGATCGCGGAGGCCGGAGCCTGGGCGGCGAAGGAGGGCCACTTCGTCTGGATCGGGCTGTGGGAGCCTGACGAGGCGCTGCTGATGGAGGTCAAGCACCAGTTCGGCCTGCACGAGCTGGCGGTGGAGGACGCGCTGCACGCCCACCAGCGTCCGAAGGTCGAGGTCTATGGCGACGGCCTGTTCATGGTCCTGCGCACCGCCAAGCTGGAGAAGGGCGGGCTTGTCATGGGCGAGACCCATCTCTTCGCCGGGCGCGGCTATGTCGTCACCGTGCGCCACGGCGCCTCGACCAGCTATTCGCCGGTGCGGGCACGTGCCGAAAGCGCGCCGCAATTGCTGAAGCATGGCGAGGATTTCGTCGTCTACACGGTGATGGACTATGTGGTCGACTGCTATGTCCCGATTCTCGACCAGATGGCCGGAATGGTCGACGAGCTGGACGCCCAGCTGATCGCCCGCCCGCCCGGCATGGCGGAGATCGAGCGCATCCACCAGCTGCGCCGCGACCTGGAGCGGCTGCGCCGCAACGCCTCGCCGCTGCTGGAGGTCTGTTCGCGGCTGGAGCGCTTCGACCTGCCGATGATCGATCCGGCGATCCGCCCCTATTACCGCGACGTCCAGGACCATGTGATCCGCATCAACGAACAGATCGGCTCGCTGCGCGAGGTGCTGTCCTTCGCCTTTGAAACCAGTATGATCCTGGCCACGGCGCGGCAGAACGACGTGACGCGCAAGCTGGCCGCCTGGGCCGCCATCCTCGCCGTGCCGACGGCCGTCGCCGGCCTGTACGGCATGAACTTCGAGCATATGCCGGAGCTTCACTGGCGGTACGGCTATCCGGCGGTGCTCGCGGTCATCGCCGTCGTCTGCGCCGGGCTGTATGTCCGCTTCCGGCGGACGGGATGGCTGTGA
- a CDS encoding 4-(cytidine 5'-diphospho)-2-C-methyl-D-erythritol kinase: protein MTGIPIVEAAPAKLNLYLHVTGRRDDGYHELDSLVAFAAIGDTVALASGAARVTLRGADLPPAGPRLAIAGPYGPALMGGRPADNLVMRAAHALAARLGREADVMIALTKLLPVASGIGGGSADAAACLRALARLWGLPPGDPVLFAVAAGLGADVPVCVAGRSCHFGGIGDLLDEAPELPETHVVLANPNVPVPTPAVFKALAQAGGTQGGASFSAPARLTRRPADAGDLAAMLRERANDLTAPALTVEPEIADVLAALERSPGCLLSRLSGSGATCFGLYATAAAAEEAAAAIAADEPGWWVRPTRLLPTPPGAPALPRGIVADAAAAVPPPAAAFPDTGGWGVG, encoded by the coding sequence ATGACCGGCATTCCCATCGTCGAGGCCGCACCGGCCAAGCTGAACCTGTACCTGCATGTCACCGGCCGGCGCGACGACGGCTATCACGAGTTGGACAGCCTCGTCGCCTTCGCCGCGATCGGCGACACCGTCGCCCTGGCATCGGGCGCGGCGCGGGTGACGCTGCGCGGGGCGGACCTGCCGCCGGCCGGGCCGCGGCTGGCCATCGCCGGGCCCTACGGTCCGGCGCTGATGGGCGGGAGGCCGGCGGACAATCTGGTGATGCGCGCCGCCCACGCGCTGGCCGCCCGGCTGGGGCGCGAGGCCGACGTGATGATCGCGCTCACCAAGCTGCTGCCGGTCGCGTCCGGCATCGGCGGCGGGTCGGCCGACGCGGCGGCCTGCCTGCGGGCGCTGGCCCGGCTGTGGGGGCTGCCGCCCGGCGATCCGGTGCTGTTCGCGGTGGCCGCCGGGCTTGGTGCCGACGTGCCGGTCTGCGTCGCCGGGCGCAGCTGCCATTTCGGCGGCATCGGCGACCTGCTGGACGAGGCACCGGAATTGCCGGAAACCCATGTCGTGCTGGCCAACCCGAACGTCCCGGTGCCGACCCCGGCGGTGTTCAAGGCGCTGGCACAGGCAGGCGGAACGCAAGGCGGCGCCAGCTTCTCCGCCCCCGCCCGCCTCACCCGCCGGCCGGCCGATGCCGGCGACCTCGCGGCGATGCTGCGCGAGCGCGCCAACGACCTGACCGCCCCGGCCCTGACCGTCGAACCGGAGATCGCCGACGTGCTGGCGGCGCTGGAGCGCAGCCCCGGCTGCCTGCTGTCCCGCCTGTCGGGCAGCGGCGCCACCTGCTTCGGCCTCTACGCCACGGCGGCGGCGGCGGAAGAGGCGGCGGCGGCCATTGCCGCCGACGAACCCGGATGGTGGGTCAGGCCGACCCGCCTGCTGCCCACCCCGCCCGGCGCCCCGGCCCTGCCGCGCGGCATCGTCGCCGATGCCGCCGCCGCGGTCCCGCCGCCGGCTGCGGCCTTCCCCGACACCGGCGGATGGGGGGTCGGGTGA
- a CDS encoding ABC transporter substrate-binding protein, whose translation MSSLVRRRHLLAGAAALGGLAVSASLPLSAFAATELRVGYIPIIPMTQLYVLTGEGWAKDAGLALQTTSFQSGPAMIQALASGTLDVAYVGIGPAMIARSKGVKLKVVAANVIDQVALIGRGPLAKAVAGAASPAEGFRAFRAANGRPPKIGSLPAGSVPDTVLRYWMAEVARIGADDVEIVGMGEQPLQQALLTGAIDGASILEPILTLVQSRLPDAAIVAKAGTMFPKQPGAVLAVTENAIANNRAAVAELVKLHIRATAFAKSRPDRTAELVTEIIGKGLVEREVMRAALTSDATTFVDDPRVILDSTRQMQAFQQTLGQITEPVDVDALFDLSFHDAAAGR comes from the coding sequence ATGTCCAGCCTTGTCCGCCGCCGCCATCTGCTGGCCGGTGCCGCCGCGCTCGGCGGCCTCGCCGTGTCCGCGTCCCTGCCGCTGTCGGCCTTTGCCGCGACCGAATTGCGGGTCGGCTACATCCCGATCATCCCGATGACCCAGCTCTATGTCCTGACGGGCGAGGGGTGGGCGAAGGATGCCGGGCTGGCCTTGCAGACCACCAGCTTCCAGTCGGGGCCGGCGATGATCCAGGCGCTGGCGTCGGGCACGCTGGACGTCGCCTATGTCGGCATCGGCCCGGCGATGATCGCCCGGTCGAAGGGCGTGAAGCTGAAGGTCGTCGCCGCCAACGTCATCGACCAGGTGGCGCTGATCGGCCGCGGTCCGCTGGCCAAGGCCGTCGCCGGGGCCGCCAGCCCGGCCGAGGGGTTCAGGGCGTTCCGTGCCGCCAACGGCCGGCCGCCCAAGATCGGCTCGCTGCCCGCCGGGTCGGTGCCGGACACCGTGCTGCGCTATTGGATGGCGGAGGTCGCCCGCATCGGTGCCGACGATGTCGAGATCGTCGGCATGGGCGAGCAGCCCTTGCAGCAGGCGCTGTTGACCGGGGCCATTGACGGCGCCTCGATCCTGGAGCCGATCCTGACGCTGGTGCAGTCCCGCCTGCCCGACGCCGCCATCGTCGCCAAGGCCGGAACCATGTTCCCCAAGCAGCCCGGTGCGGTGCTGGCGGTGACCGAGAACGCCATCGCCAACAACCGCGCCGCCGTTGCCGAACTGGTCAAGCTGCACATCCGCGCCACCGCCTTCGCCAAGTCCAGGCCCGACCGCACGGCGGAACTGGTGACCGAGATCATCGGCAAGGGCCTGGTCGAACGCGAGGTGATGCGGGCGGCGCTGACCTCCGACGCGACGACCTTCGTCGACGACCCGCGCGTCATCCTGGACTCGACCAGGCAAATGCAGGCCTTCCAGCAGACCCTGGGCCAGATCACCGAACCGGTCGATGTCGACGCGCTGTTCGATCTTTCCTTCCACGACGCCGCAGCGGGCAGGTGA